The following are encoded together in the Malaya genurostris strain Urasoe2022 chromosome 3, Malgen_1.1, whole genome shotgun sequence genome:
- the LOC131435527 gene encoding serine/arginine-rich splicing factor 1A codes for MSSHGRNDCRIYVGNLPPDIRTKDIQDLFHKFGKVTFVDLKNRRGPPFAFVEFEDNRDADDAVKARDGYDYDGYRLRVEFPRGGGPGSYRGNRGGNSDRGGGRDRNNRGPPARRSQFRVVVTGLPSSGSWQDLKDHMREAGDVCFADVYKDGTGVVEFLRHEDMKYAIKKLDDSRFRSHEGEVAYIRVREDSSTDDRRGGEHRDRSYSPRRRRGTPTYSPVQRSFSRSRSRSFNY; via the exons ATGTCTTCACATGGACGCAATGATTGCCGAATTTATGTTGGTAATCTTCCGCCAGATATACGCACTAAGGATATCCAAGATTTGTTCCATAAATTCGGTAAAGTGACATTTGTCGACTTGAAAAATCGTCGTGGGCCGCCATttgcttttgtggaatttgaagaTAATCG TGACGCCGATGATGCAGTCAAGGCTCGTGATGGATATGATTACGACGGTTACCGGCTGCGAGTAGAATTTCCTCGCGGTGGTGGACCTGGTAGTTACCGTGGTAACCGCGGAGGAAACAGTGATCGAGGTGGCGGTCGCGATCGGAATAATCGTGGTCCACCTGCTAGACGTTCTCAGTTTCGAGTAGTGGTGACTGGATTGCCATCTTCCGGTTCATGGCAGGATCTTAAGGATCACATGCGAGAAGCCGGCGATGTATGCTTTGCCGATGTATACAAAGATGGAACAGGAGTAGTTGAGTTTCTGCGCCATGAGGATATGAAATATGCCATAAAAAAACTAGATGACTCGCGTTTTCGATCTCACGAA GGAGAGGTGGCCTATATTAGGGTGCGAGAAGATTCTTCAACTGACGATCGGCGAGGCGGAGAACATCGTGATCG ATCTTATTCTCCTCGCAGACGACGTGGAACGCCAACATATTCACCAGTTCAGCGCAGTTTTTCACGATCTCGTTCTCGTTCTTTCAACTACTAG